The genomic stretch aaaacataacataactttCAGCTCAGTctcatgaataaaaaaaacacttattttacaaAGTGGCAAGCTCTTTTGAATTTGTACCACATCGTGTGGAGATGTGGAAAAAAGGTTAAGCAGAGAGGTCAAACAAAATCTCATCCCAAAACCAACCCAACAATGGGGCATAAACAGATTTTATGAAAACATGCAAATGAGATTGTATGAATTCATGCAAATTAGACGTCAAATTCaccaaaatatttatgatttgcCATTAACTATTGCAATGAAATGCTTATACTGACTGTCACTATAGCTTTATACTGAATGATGAATATTTGCTTTATGAATCTCAGGGCTCTATGATCCCAAAGCCACGATTCTTACAGAAGAGGATTGAGGAAGTGAAAATTGGAACTTTTAAGAGCATCGCAACTGTCAAGGAAACAGAAACTGTTTATGATGCTTTATCAATATTTGTAGAGCGACGGGTCTCAGCCCTGCCTGTCGTCAACGAGCAAGGTACTATGTATGgctgtttggttttgtttttctgcttACTTAATAcatctttaaaggagaaattcacttccagaagaaaaatttacagataatgtactcacccccttgtcatccaagatgttcatgtctttctttagtcgtctAAAGAAAtctgaggcaaacatttcaggatttctctccatatagtggacttcaatggtgcccctgagtttgaacttccaaaatgcagtttaaatgcagcttcaaagggttcagAATTACCccaaccaaggaagaagggtcttgaagtatataaattgtcctctttttttttttttttaaataagcagttgtttggctagataagatccttcttcctcagctgggatcgtttagagccctttgaagctgcatttaaactacattttggaagttcaaactcacgggcaccaataaagtccactatatgaaaaacattcctgaaatgttttccttagaaaacataatttctttacatctgaagaaagaaagacatgaacatcttggatgacaagggggtgagtattatctgtaaatttttgttctggaagtgaacttctcctttaacctctGAAGGTCTTCTTTGTGGTATCTTCTGACATTTTCCATTCTCTTTAGGGAAAGTGGTGGCACTTTACTCCAGATTTGATGTCATTGTATGTAGACCCACATAAACACCTTCTTTATGTTACAGCAAAAGACTTCACACACACTAAACGAAGATATTCATTTACATGTTCTCGAACAGAATTTGGCTGCACAGAAAAACTACAACAACCTAAACATGACGATGCAGGAGGTCATTCAGGGCCGCTGTTGCTGCATAGAGGGGGTGCTGAAGTGTTACCCTCACGAAACCCTCGAAACCATCATTGATCGGATCGCTGAGGCAGAGGTAGTCTCATGTTAGATATGACATCACGACTGCTCACATCGTTTCTCCATTATTCATGAGTTCAAGAGCCAATGGCGTGTTTTTATTTGCATCATTTGATATATGcgacctggaccacaaaaccagtcataaggataaatttttttaaattgagatttatacatcatctaaaagctgaataaataagttttctattgatgtgtttgttaggataggacaatatttggctgagatacaactatttgaaaatctgtaatctgagggtgcaaaaaaaaaaaaatctgaatattgagaaaatcgcctttaaagttgtccaaattaagttcttagcaagtttggatatatttacggtaggaaatttacaaaatatcttcatgggacatgatctttacttaatatcccgaTGATTAttggcataaaaaaatcaatCCTTTTGGCCCATACAAATTTACCCGTGCTACGtaagactggctttgtggttcagggtcacacaTGCAGTCTACTCTGAGCAAATGTCCATATGCTGTTTCTGTCAGGTTCACCGTCTAGTGCTGGTGGACACCGAGGATGTGGTGATGGGAATCGTCTCGCTTTCTGATTTGCTTCAAGCGCTGGTCTTGACTCCTGCAGGCGTTGAAGCACTTTTCTCTTAACACCAGCGGAGGGCTCCCTTTCCACCATTATCCTCATTTCATATCCTCTCACACCAGGTAGGGAGACTGTCTTTTGTGCTTGTTGCTGTACTGACTGCTGTCGGCAGAAGTGctgttttctctttcttcaTCTGTCAGATGAACCATCTATTAATTTCTGCGAACATCTCAGGAAAAAAAGGTACACAAGCTTTCAGTGGAGCGCTACTTTTTCAAAAGGTACCTTTGTACCTTTTTACCTTTAAAGCGTGCatattaaagggcacctattttGCCCCTGGTTttgggtgtccccagaatgtgtctgtgaagtttcagctcaaaataccccaaagATCATTTAATATAACATGAGGAAAGTGTCGTTTTAgggtgtgtcaaaaaaaaagagctgttttggtGTGTTATCACTTAAAATGCAAATGGGCTGCATATTTCTAACCTGTCTTCAGATGAAGATTGAGCTCACAGCTGTTCGAGCTTGAAGAAAATGAAGGACAGCGTACAATGCAGGACTGTCAGTCAGAGGCCGTGGGCGGGGCTTAAacaatgtgacatcacactgcTCTAGGAATTAAAACCGCATGCCTAATGAGACTGGTTTGGTTTAAAGGGGATTAAAACATAAGGGGTGAgaggatttttatcattgtagggtggttgtgttcactcactgccagcacacatttatgtccaaacaacatgtaaaaatggattttgcttaataggtgccctttaatgCCTAAAAGCACATATTATTACCTTAGGTGTACACAAAATTGCTAGCTAAATGGGTACTGTATATATTAGTAACCTTTGAAAGGGCACTGCACCAGCAACAGCttgcataacttttttttttcctgagagtTTATCTGTAGTGTCATCAAACGgaaagtatattttaatgtcattgtaATGTTTGCTCTGGAGTTCATGGGCTGTTTAAGTCTTTGGAGATATGTTTCATACAACATGCAAATATTTGTTTCAGAAGAGAGATTGCTTTTCTTATTGTGAccaaaaatatacatgagactaatgaaggtttttttttcgtacataattttgtttttcagaattttgtcCTAAAGCAAACCATGAGCCTTGAAGATGAATGCTTGAAGACAGAacgtgtaaatatttttaatgttgctgGCACTTTGGGATTTTATGTATCACTTTAAACATGTCTtcttattttgcaattttacttgtatatttgtataatttattgaaGAATTACcgaataatcatttaatttgtattagttCTAAGTCAGATAAAACTACAGATATTTTGTTACATAGCATATAATAATGCTAACCCTCCTGGCAAATAATctcttttttaataacatttttgttataaaaactCCTGATCACCTTGTAAATAAACagattatttagatttatttagtCATATAATTCACTGAGGTTTTCcgacagatttttcatactCATTGTGGATTTACAATGCTATGTTGCACAAATGTTTTGTTGCAAACTGTTCTTTTTCCTACTACATACAACatgtttaatgcaatatttttactGTGGTATTACTTTGGTAAAGAAAAAAGGGTTGTCTGGGTGAAAAATTTTCTGAAATGGCTCCGATTGGACTGAATCTGCACTCTCTGagaaataaaggtacaaaagctgtcactggggcagtacctcTTTAAAAGGGACAACTTTGTACCTAAAGAGTCCATATTGGTACATTAAAGATACATATTAGTACTGAAAATGTACTGCCCCAGTTACagcttttgtacatttttttctgagagtgtatgaCTCTTGGTTCCAGATGCACCAAGAATGGATAAAGGAATATATTTTCCTCCTGGATACTGTCCACAGTGTCCACCATATTTCTGAGAATGTTTAaagacacaaattaaaaagaatgcattttaacttaTGCAAGTTAAGGCATCATGCTTTTAGAAAACCACTGCTCTACAGCATGGATACAGATTAGCTGTAAGGGATAAAATGGCTTTGCAGAATGAAACTATTATAAAATGATAAGAAGAATTTAatctttctatatatatatatatatatgtgtaattaaataaaaaaataattccgCCTGGCGATTGCAAATACAGAGTTTAATGTTTGAGTTGGTGCATATATTTACCAGAGGTGTATCCTTGTACATCCTGCTGTTCACTGTTAGCAAACAGTGTCATTCTAAGTACTTATGAGTTGCTAAGTAGGCGTTTAAAAACCTAATTTGCATAATTTGTGCTTCAGACCAGTTTGAACGCTTACATTTAAGTATGTAGCTAGCACATTTGACATGAAACATCACAAACCATGACTAATGTTTATAAGCACTTAATccacaaaacaatataaatgattaatgtCTTAAGACATTGTGAACAAATTAATGCTGttcaaacaaaattaaactaaacactttataataagccTGCATAATTACCTGAGGCAAAAGTTAGCATAAACTAACAGTAACCATAGGCTATTGAAACACTTTTGCAgcattaatctttgttaatttttatttgtactaaCATTAAGCTACTATAAAACctataataaatgctataatattGTCTCATTTAGCTcatgaaatgtaaatatagCTTACTGTAAAGTAGTACCACCAACGTTCAGATGAAAAAGCTCGTTTGCCATGTGTCGAA from Labeo rohita strain BAU-BD-2019 chromosome 9, IGBB_LRoh.1.0, whole genome shotgun sequence encodes the following:
- the prkag3b gene encoding 5'-AMP-activated protein kinase subunit gamma-3b isoform X2 translates to MSHCCYDAIPTSSKLVIFDTTLQVKKAFFALVANGVRAAPLWDNKLQCFVGMLTITDFINILHRYYKSPMVQIYELEEHKIETWREVYLQYSLNSLISITPDSSLFEAIYSLLKNKIHRLPVIDPDSGNVLHILTHKRILKFLHIFGSMIPKPRFLQKRIEEVKIGTFKSIATVKETETVYDALSIFVERRVSALPVVNEQGKVVALYSRFDVINLAAQKNYNNLNMTMQEVIQGRCCCIEGVLKCYPHETLETIIDRIAEAEVHRLVLVDTEDVVMGIVSLSDLLQALVLTPAGVEALFS